A stretch of DNA from Pseudanabaena galeata CCNP1313:
TCGTTGTAGGCTTTGTTGTATTGGGCGGCGCGATTGGCTGAGGTAACGGGATCGATGCCCCGACGAATGGGAATATTATGCTTTTCAAGGATTTTGTTGAGGGTTCTGGCGGCGACATTTAATTTTTGGACGATCGCTGACCTCGTTAGTCCTGATTGGTATAAGGCGATCGCCTGCTGCTCCATCGACATTCTCGTATGGCTGGTGCGAGAACTACGCGCCCTAAATTCTGTAAATCCTGCTGAAACCATACAATTATATACAGTCGAAACTCCGACCTTAAATTGGTTGGCTATTTCTCTAAGTGGATAATTCTCTTCGGTATATAGCCTGATATATTCAGATGCTTGTGAAGCTGTCTCTGGATTATGCTTACGCTTACTGTCTAATTTTTGCTTGCTCATTCGTTCATCCTTAAATATTTTGACTTGAATTTTTAATCTGGTTTACGGTAATCACAATACTGAACAATCTGTAGAGTTGGCTCAACGTATTCCCAAAATTACCTCTTGCCAATATGCTGTGTGAGTTGGGTTTTTCAAAAAAGAGGAGATACAGTTTTTTACTGGTCTATCAACACTATTATAATTTCATATCAAGTGGCAGTTAGCCCCGCAGTTGTTAGGACGGATACTACCCCAAAAGTCGATCTTACCAACTGGTGGGAATCTCAAAATATTGGGGCAAAGGTACATCAAGTGCAAGCTGGCGATACTCTTTACAAACTGACTCAGCTTTATCATGTTGATGCGGCGGCGATCGCTACTTCTAACGGCATTAGTGCGGTTACGGATTTACCGATTGGTACACAACTCGTCATTCCTCCTATTGAGGGGATTGTTTATAAAGTCCAACCTGATGATACACTCAGTCAGATTGCCAACCTGTATCAAGTCCCGCAGCAAGCCATTTCCCATGCTTCAGGAATACTGGCTACTGATTACTTGCGTATTGAGCAGCCTTTAGTCATCCCTGGTGATGTTAGTAGCCTGATTCAGCGACGGGAGGGAAAAACCAAACAGGAGCTTGTAATTAAACGAGATATGCTCAGACAACGGCTATTGCAACTAACCAATGAGGTTCCGACTCTGACTAGTTTGTATTCTAGTCAATTTACGGAACAGCCCCTGACTGACAAAAGTTGGATATCGCGATTTCACTTTCAAGGAGTCCAGATTCCTACTGAGTTAGCCATGTTGCCTGAGTCAGAGGCGCGGATGACAACCGTAGAAATGTTCAGACTGACTAAGGATTTGGAAACCCTTGATCGTCTGGTGATTAACCAAGAACAGTTAATTGCTTCCAACTCTGAAAATCAAAACCAGTACCTACAAATCAACTTACCCACTCTTCCCGCAAAAAATGACTTGTTTGATAAAAATACTAATTCTGCATTCATCTGGCCTACTCAAGGTACGATCTCTTCAGGTTATGGTTGGCGGTGGGGAAAAATCCATCAAGGTATTGATATTGCTGCACCTGTCGGTACTCCTGTCTGGGCTGCGGCTACTGGTATTGTTGAATTTGCGGGGTGGGATGATAGCGGCTATGGCAATATGCTCGATATTCGGCATCGTGATGGTTCGATTACTCGTTATGCTCATCTCAATGTTCTGTTTGTCAAACAAGGAGATACTGTCACTCAGTCTCAAGTAGTGGCTGCTGTGGGTAGTACAGGGAATAGTACAGGTCCTCACCTCCACTTTGAAATCCGCCCACAAGGGGGTATTGCTACCGATCCAATGGCTTATTTGGCGAAACAATAATTATATTTTTTTTACCGAAGCCCTATTTATTCACTTAAACTTAAAAATGCAATTACTACCTAAAAGTCTACTTACATTCTCCGATTTAGTACAACGTGAATGGGTTGATGGCAGTGCTATAAATCCCGAACTTTTCGCTTCTACGGTTGAAATCTTGACTGATGAAGTGATTTCTAATGGCGATGATATCAGCTATCCCATTCATGAGGCTCTAAACTGGAAAGCTTCTAAGTGGCGGACGGCTTGGCAATCTGGTCGTCAACAACGCCCTGAACTGTTTGGTGCTCTCATTAATACTTGGAATCCATTCTTAGAGAAACCTGAAGTATTTCAGGTCAAGCTTAGTCATCCTATCATTGATTCCCAGAAAGGTAAGCCCCGAAAGTATGAGAACCCTGCTAACCGTGAGCAAGTTGGTGGGTTTGCCTTGGTCACTCACTCAATTTGGCAAAAGGTCGTTGACCGCTATGCCAGTGACTTAGATTGCTCTAATTTGCCTGCCTCGATCAACTTTTGGGATTGGGTCAGCCAACATCCTGAAATTCCGATCTTTATTTGTGAAGGCATGAAAAAAGCTTGCTGCTTGCTTTCTCAGGGTTATGTGGCGATCGCTTTGAGTGGTATCACGATGGGGCGGGTCACAGATGAGCATGGGGTGTTGTCACTTCAGCCTTATCTAGCTAAATTTGCAGTACCAGAGCGACAGGTACTGTTTTGCTTTGATGCTGAAACTAAGGAGAAAACAAAACATAATATTTTTCTTGCCACGGTCAGAACTGGAAAACTTTTTGTAGAAGCACAATGTCAGGTCAAAGTAATCCAGCTTCCTTTGCTTGAAAGTACTGATAAAACTGGGATTGATGATTTTATTGTCGATCGCGGTGTGGATGCTTTCGAGCGGGTTTACTTGGCATCCGTCTCTCTGAATACCTATGCTTGGCATCATCAGCAATCTCAACAACTTACTTTTAAGCCTTCCAAGAGTTTGCACATGAATGTTGTGTTTCAGCTAGACCAGTATCAAATTCCTGATTACATTCCCAAAACTGGTATCGTGGCGATTCAGTCGGCTAAAGGCACGGGTAAAACTAAAGCAATCGCGGCGATCGTGGCGGGAACAGATAAGCTGGCTTTGCTAGGGCATCGTGTCAGTTTGGTTCGCAACTTATGTAAGGTCATGAATGCTGATTTCAAGGGCGATCTCGATCTTGCTAATGGACAATTTATTACTGATTCAGATTATGCCTTGCGGGTCGGAGCCTGTGTTGATAGCTTACTAGCCTTTGATCCCCGTCAGTTTGTTGGTTGCGATCTCGTCATCGATGAGGTAGAACAGGTGCTGCGACATTTGATTTCAGGCTCAACTTGTAACAAGGATGGTAAGCGTCCTGCGCTGCTAGCACGTTTGCATATTCTGGTGAAGTTAGCTAAACGGGTAATCGTAGCGGATGCCGATCTCTCTGATGTCAGTTTGAATTATCTACAAGCTTTGCGTGGTGACGGTGCTGATGTGTTTTTGATTAAAAACGATTTCAAGCCTGAAGGCTATCCTGCTAAGTTTATGGTCGCCAGTAACGATGCGCCCATTATTCAAGAACTATTGGCGGATGTAGCCAAGGGTAATCGCATCTTTGTGACTACTGATAGCAAGTCCAGTAGTAAAGCGATCGCTAAGTTAGTTGAAAGCATCAAGTCAATTCGCCCCAAAGCCAAAATCTTGCTGTTCAACTCCGATACCAGTGGTGGTCGGCACGAGACTGACTTTGTAACCAATATCAATAAGCGCGTTTTCAATTACGATGTGGTGATTGCCACTCCTTCCATGAATACGGGTATATCCATTGAGGTCAAGCGATTTAACAAAGTCTATGGTTTGTTCTATGGCACGGTTACGGATGCTGATGCTAGTCAGGCTTTATCGCGAGTACGAGATAATGTCCCTCGTATAGTTTGGTGCGCTGAGCGCGGTTTCAATTTCTGTAAAATCGATCGCTCGGAGTCTCCCAAGCATCTAAAAGCAACTCTCAGGAATCGCTGGGATCGGGAAGTCAGTCTGATTCGCGCTGGGCTGGGTGATTCTCTATTGCCGATGGTTGATAATATTACGGCTGAGAATACTCACATTGACCTCTGGGCAAATGTTGAAGCAAAATCTAATTCGGCGATGTGGGCTTTGCGAGATCATCTGCTCGAACGACTTAAGTTTGAAGGCAATCAAGTCACGGTCGTTACCGTCAATAATGATGATTTTGGTAAGTCGATTAAGGCGGCTTTAGCATTAGTTAAACAGGAGCATTACCAAGCTGTTGCTGGGGCAAAGGTACTGAGTAGTTCAGAACAAACAGCGATCGCTAAACATGAGTGTCAGTCTCACGAAGAGCGATTGAGCGTAGAAAAAACGGCGCTATCGGATTTTTATGGACTTGATGAGGTTACACCACAACTTGTGGAATACGACCACAATGGTCAACGTCGTTCGGAGATTCTCAAGTTGGAAGCTTTACTCCAATCAGAATCAGATCTTGCTGTGGAATCTGATATTGATATTTTTGCGCGTCAGGCAAAATTTGGCATGGGTATCTTCTTGCCAGATCAGCCTTGTCATGAGTTGGGCAGGTTTATCAGGGATCGTCTGGGGTTGAAAGATTTACTCAATCCTGATGTTCAGTATACTGATGCTGACTTAGCAAGCTTGGGTGACATTTGCCGTCAATTTAGATTCGATATTAAAAGATATTTGGGCTTTAACATTTCTGCCAATGCCACAAACATTTGGATATTTCGGCTGCTGTGTAACCAGCTTGGTGTGAAGATTTGCTCAAAGCGTCTGCACAGTGCTAGTGGCATGATTAATGTCTGTTGGCTCGATCCTGATGCGTGGCAACAGCTACAGGAAATTATGCAAAGACGCACAGCATCTCTTGAACAGGGCATTGCACCTCAGTCCGTTTCTGTCGATCGCCCCCTCCCTATAACAATTACTCAAGTGGGGGCGATCGCTAATTGTCAGTTTGCAATGTGGACTCAAGTTATCTCTGTACTTACCTATTTGAGCGCTTTTATGCCGACTGAACTTTCCCCTTGGAAACCTATACGTGAGCAATTGTCACTTTTATTTTTAGCCATCCGCTCAGTAGTCACGCACCATATCCCTGCTCCCAGTTCATAGGCGCTGAACTAATTTGATGATTATTTGGTTATCCAGATGACTTCAGATAACTTCAGAAAGAGCTATCATGAGAAAATCAATGATTTTAGTCACTAGGCTCAGATTTGGGGACGGAGCTAGGAATTTTATCTAGCAATTTTATAATGGAATCTGAAATGGGTACTTTAACCGATATTTTCGCTGCTCCTAAAGAGAAACGACTTAATTTTCTACGCGATAACTTTATCCGTATTTTTTATCAATATCACCACGATCGCTTTTCTGCCAAACAGGTGAAACTCCGTTCTGTAACGACTTTCCTTGATTCTCAGATTTCTAAACCCATCGATATCGACACGACGGCTCAGTTCATTAAGCAGCACCGTTCTGACATCCAAAAATTTGTTAGTAAATCCATTGACGAAGTAATCCAGTATGGCAATGTCCAGTTTGCTGGTGGATCGTCTCCTCGCTCAACAAGACTGGCTCGCGCCATCTTCACTGGTGAGGATTCTTTGATCGTTAATATCAACGAAGATATTCTGGGCGAGATTATTGATTTCCTCTGCAACGATCTCTACTACCCACTTCTTTGCGATATTTGCTTCCCCTGCACCTGTCAAATAATTGCGGCGGCGCATAAGAATCAGCTTCCTATCTCAATCAAAATTATCAAACCTCCGATTGGTTTACTTTCTAATCGAAATCGGGTGATTGCTTGTTCCAACTGGGGCGCTCTCGTTCAATATGCTAGTGCTGATGTCGTACTCAAACTATGTGGCATCCCTTGGCTAGATGAAATTCCTTCCTTTTCTCAAGGTTCTCATCCAATCAGAACCGCAACGCCTCACAGAGTAAAGCGTTGCAGTTAAAAAATAGTCAATCTGAGATATTTTTTTAGAACATCTCAGATTGACTATTTGATTCCTTGGGTGTGGTTTTTAGATATTGCTCAGTTTCACCAATCACTGCGGCAACTTCTTCAGGTGTATTGAATCTCGACCATGCTGTACCATGTTTGCAATTCACATAGGTCGCAAAGCGGGTAAGGGTTCCGCTCAGTAAGCGTAGTAACATATCCAAAGCTTCGTCAGCAATGCGATGGTTGATGGACATCGACTGCGCGTTGACGAGCGCCGCTTCTTCACATGACAGTACTTTTTCGGTCGTCTCCTGTTCAATCAAGAGGTCTGGATGTTGCAGTGCGGGTGAGGGTAGCGCCGTACAAAAGGTGGAAACATGAAAGGAGCTTTTCATATTTGTCACTTTGCCCTGTGAGCCAAGCAGGACTTGTCCCGAATCGTAATGATTACCACAGTCAAGCCAGAAAACTGATTTCCCGTTTTCTAAAACTTTGGCAATTTCAACTCTGGCTTCAGGATTGTCTACTGCGCCAATACAAATCACCAAATGCTTCCAGCGTAGTGTTGCCATGCTTTCCTTAAATGGCGCGGCGATCGCGTTAATTTCAATTCCCCATTGCCACCCATATCTTGCCGCCAGAACTGATGCTTTAGGCAATCCCAGATCGCTGGGAATAAAGTTTTGGCGGGGAATGTTTTTTGCCTCTACCCGATCTGGGTCAATGAAGGTGAGCGATACCTTTTTCCCTGCTTGTTTTTGCAGGTAGGCGATACGCGGCAAATTCACGGCTAGCCATCCACCTGTGCCTCCACAACCAATTAAAACTAAGTCCAGTTGATCGTAGGAGGGGAGCAGAATTGGCACAGCTTCGGCAAATGGTAATGATAAGGTTGGCATTACCAATCCTCCGATAGACAATCTGTTAGTTGGGGCGGAAGATCGAAAATACCAGTTGTGGTAGTTTCATAGAAATGACCGTAGATTCCTACGCGCATCCTGATTTGTGGGTTTGAGAATATTTCACCCAATACTCCATAGATCCGAAAGCCTGTCTCATCACGATTATCCGTATCTGAGAAATATGCGTTCATCCCATGATGCGAATGTACTTCGATCAATGCTTTTGCATAGGAGCTATTTAGAGAATTGTCTAATGGTCTACAGGATCTGGCGGTTTGCTCTTGCTCTGGTATTGTCAGTTGCCAATTACCATTCTCAAAATACAGGTGAAACAGTATTTCTACTGGTTTACCTTCTCCATTGCTCGGTAGGCGAGATGCCTCTAGCATTTGCTGTACTAGTGCAACGGGTACTGGTGGGTAGGTCATCTGGACTGATGCTGATATGGCTCTCAGTCCTTTGGCTTTGTAATAGACCACAGGCGCGATCGCTACCAACCCTTCCCGTCTCGCTCTGACAAATGTGCCATTTCCTGCGTAAACGTACTCATACATTGAGGTTGCCGCAATTTCAGGCAGATGCTGATTCGTGGCAATGATGTGCTGAATTAGCCCTGCACTAAAGGTTGGCAATACTGGGTTTGCGGTAACTGGGTTTGTGATAACTGTGTGTTTTTGAACGTGTTCTAATAATTTCATCGGTTTATAATCATATTGATCGCTACCTTCACCGAAGAGCCACATCGGACAAGATCGGCGATTGGATAGCGGTTGGATTTCTGGAGTTGTAATAGCTTCAAACGAATATCTTGTGGATGGGAAGTTGATTTATCATTCACAAGATGATTGCTAAACGGTGCATTCATAAACATCTGCCATGCTTCAGCTAGTTTCTCTATTCCTTCTAATTGGCTAGAAAAGCTATTTTCATTACCCATACAGATTCTGCCATCACCGTAGATATTCGGTAATGGCACATGGTAAATAGGAGCCTCTGCATTGAAGATTTTGAAGTTAGTTGCCCAAACATAACAACTATCACCGCAGAGCATAAACACTAAACCCATCATCGGGATGGTCAAAGCGATCGGCTCTCCGTCTTCAGTCAAATTTGTGAACGTAAATGTTCGTCTTGCGGGCGGTATAAACTGTACGAACCATTGTCCTTGTTTACAACTACCCAATCGCTGTACGCCACTGGGTATCCATCCTGAGTCAATTTGTTCATGTTGAAATGCGGCTCTGACAGTTTCAGGTGATAGAAATTTATAGGTTTCTTTTCCTGCATCTCGATATTGAAAGCAGTAATGTCCTCCTTTTAGAAATAGCAGTTTTGCATCTGCTTCTATCAGTGGATACCCATCAGGATTGAGAGCATCTTGCATCGGATCTATTGTTAACATTGATTCTTCCTTATCCCGCTAATGCATGGGTGATATAGTGAGAATGTAGTTGAGGAACGGTTTCTTTACACCTGTTCCACAACCGCACTACCTTGACGCAGTTTTTGGAGTCCTGATCTAGCCATTCGATAAATTCTCTGTATTCCTTCATGATTGTCTGAGCCTCTGTGTATGCTTCTGTCAGTATGTCAATCACCTCTACCGTCCAATCAGCATCGGTGATTTCGCTTTCGTAGGTCATATCTAGCCAGATATTATCCGTTGACTGGGTTAGCACCTCCATCGCCAATGGCAATCGAGAGATCATCCCCCTCGCCTTTTTTGCCTCTTGACGCAAAAGCACATCGGATATGTAATCTTCGACTGGGGGCAATTCTTTACCCAGTTCGCTTTCTACGTCATCCCATACTTCACTACTGATGTCATGAATTAGGCACATCAGAAATTTCTCGGTTGCACCTAATCCTTCAAATTCGTCGTAGTACCATGAAGTACCAATTGGGTCTATTGGTATATGGGCTATACGTTCCAAATCTGTCATTACTAAGGGTAAAGGAAAGAACTGCTCGTCCACTAAAGTCAGAAATTCGATTTCTTTTTCGCTATAGTCTTCGGGTCTTGCAAAGGCTAGGCTGGCTGTGGTTTGCAGATATTTCTCTGGATAGTAATGCTGATATAGTCTCAGCATATTTGCACGTTGCTGCATGGATTCAAGGTGATCGGCGGCTCTTTCAGATGTATGGGAACACATCCACTGGAATTTGGCTTTGTCCATTCTAGAATCCTCTGATTACCGCAGGGGCAGCGATCGGGTGCGCCTTTTTTAAGTTGTCTAGAGATCGTTGCAATAAACAACTATTTTGCCTAGATAAAATTGTTGCTTCAGTAAAGTTTTCTAGCTCAATTTCACCGATTTCGATTAGTTGCTGTCCTTGCTGCTCATGCTGCTCAATCTCCCATAGTATTTCTAGCAAGGGATTGATAAATTCATTGGCTGTAATCAAACTGGTCAGGACTAGCTCGGACATACTTAGCCCTTTGGTCCTGCTTGTTTACAGATATCCACGAGGACATCTCCATTCGCTTGAACTGTTCGCCGAATTTGTGAGTTTTTGATTCCTTCAAAATACTGACTGAGCGTAGCCTTGATTTGCTCATCACTGCTGCCAATTTCGGGTGGCACTGGGATCGTTTGTCCTTCAACTTTGATGCTGTAGTTAGGTGTAGTGGTTGTATTCATAGTTGTAGAGCCTGTTGATGTAGTTTAGAAGTTGCTGGTGTAGTTTTCTTTGGAAAATTTCCAAATTCAAGTTTTACGGGTAGTTTCTGTTCTTCCTCAATTGATTCATCTGGTTCAATTGGAGATGCTAGGTCACTCTCAGCATAGGCTTGGATGATTTCTGCTAGTGGCGCTGGGATCGGTGTGAGCGCTGATAAGGCGATCGTGCGGATTAGCGGTCTTCCCAAATCTCGACAAATGGAAATAATCACTAGCCTTTCTGGTGATTGTTCGGTTTCAGGTAAAATTTCAATGCATAGCCGCAGTCGGCTCTGATCTAGGTCTATTAGGTTGGTCATGGCTTTCACGCTGTTTAACTTATACGCTTTTACACAAGCACTGGCGCTAGCCTATTTGTTCTAAAAATTCACAGTGTCGGACTTCCCTATTGTAAAAAAAAGTAAAACCCTCACAGTGAGGATTTTACTTTTTACTTAGGCTGCATTTTCCATCCGTCTTGGTTGGGATTTGATGCCAACGGGGATAGGACTGTGCGAAGGGAAAACTCGCAGACGAGATTCTGTAAATACCCGAAACTTCGCTGTATGATTCTTGCCGCTATTATTCGCAACCAGATAAACTCTTGCGTCAACGATCGCTTCAATTGTCGCATCGGGTAATTCTGGTCGTGGATATAATGGGAACTCAGCGCTGCGCTCCTGTAAGAATAATTCCACAAGACTTGTAAACTTCTGCTTAGCTTGGAGAATGTCGATATCAACAATCAGCTTGGCTCTAGACCATGTTACAAATGCTTGTTGCTCCATGCTGTCACTGCTCTTGGGTTTGCAACTCCATTGAACACCTTTCTTCGAGACTCGTGGCAATAGTAAACATTGATAGCCTTTATGTGAGTAAATCATCGTAACCTTCTTTGCATCTAGTTGGGCATGAACTTCAAGCGATAGCGATAAAAAAAGAACAAACATTCGCTTGCGGCAAATATCTGTTCTTTTTTAGAGAAGTTGTTTCAGAGAGAGGATTAGCAAAGTAAATTCTCTCTGAAACAGTTAGCTAAAAATCATCATCGTATGCAGTAGTTGGCTCATATTCTTCATCAGCATCATCGGCATTCTTTCTCTCAACATCAATAAAGTTAAGAGATTGGGCGCTGATGACTGTACGTGCATGATGTTTCTTATCTTTCTTAGATTGATATCCTTCTGGTTGGGATAGTACTCCCACTACTTCCACAAAACGTCCTGACTGAGCACGTTCTTCTGCATACTCGGCAGTACCATTCCAACAAACAACTTTTACCCAAAGTGGCTCTTGGTTGATCCAATTACCATCGTTGTCTCTGCGCGGTTTGGGCTGTACAGCAAGGCTAAAGTCTAATACATCCTTACCGCTAGTTCTAGTTTGACGGACTGGGGAGACAATACCAATATAGCCAGAGACAACTACTGTATTTATTGAATTACACATCGATTTATACCTGTTTAGGAATCACTTCACGAACTTCTACGCGATAGCGTTTCCGTTCCCATAGATGCCATAACTCTCTAGTAAATTATTTGCTAGAGAGTTATGGTTATATAGCATGGTTGGCTTTAAATCTAGAATTCAAGCTGGGAGTTAATATCAGTGGCAATCAAGGAATATTGTCCTGGATATCTAGACGATGAGATGTCGATTAGGTTTTGAGCAAGTTCAACTACATATCCTTTTACTCCAAGCCATTCAAGCATTAAGGCTTCGCACACTTCTTTAATTTGCACTGCGGTCATGTTTTCACTGCTGAATTTTGGCTTTAATCCAGTGGCATCGGCTCCATACAAATCGATGCTTGCTTCAATCACTTTGCCCGTTGGTTGTTGGGTCACAGCTAAAAGTGC
This window harbors:
- a CDS encoding LysM peptidoglycan-binding domain-containing M23 family metallopeptidase; the encoded protein is MAVSPAVVRTDTTPKVDLTNWWESQNIGAKVHQVQAGDTLYKLTQLYHVDAAAIATSNGISAVTDLPIGTQLVIPPIEGIVYKVQPDDTLSQIANLYQVPQQAISHASGILATDYLRIEQPLVIPGDVSSLIQRREGKTKQELVIKRDMLRQRLLQLTNEVPTLTSLYSSQFTEQPLTDKSWISRFHFQGVQIPTELAMLPESEARMTTVEMFRLTKDLETLDRLVINQEQLIASNSENQNQYLQINLPTLPAKNDLFDKNTNSAFIWPTQGTISSGYGWRWGKIHQGIDIAAPVGTPVWAAATGIVEFAGWDDSGYGNMLDIRHRDGSITRYAHLNVLFVKQGDTVTQSQVVAAVGSTGNSTGPHLHFEIRPQGGIATDPMAYLAKQ
- a CDS encoding plasmid replication protein, CyRepA1 family; protein product: MQLLPKSLLTFSDLVQREWVDGSAINPELFASTVEILTDEVISNGDDISYPIHEALNWKASKWRTAWQSGRQQRPELFGALINTWNPFLEKPEVFQVKLSHPIIDSQKGKPRKYENPANREQVGGFALVTHSIWQKVVDRYASDLDCSNLPASINFWDWVSQHPEIPIFICEGMKKACCLLSQGYVAIALSGITMGRVTDEHGVLSLQPYLAKFAVPERQVLFCFDAETKEKTKHNIFLATVRTGKLFVEAQCQVKVIQLPLLESTDKTGIDDFIVDRGVDAFERVYLASVSLNTYAWHHQQSQQLTFKPSKSLHMNVVFQLDQYQIPDYIPKTGIVAIQSAKGTGKTKAIAAIVAGTDKLALLGHRVSLVRNLCKVMNADFKGDLDLANGQFITDSDYALRVGACVDSLLAFDPRQFVGCDLVIDEVEQVLRHLISGSTCNKDGKRPALLARLHILVKLAKRVIVADADLSDVSLNYLQALRGDGADVFLIKNDFKPEGYPAKFMVASNDAPIIQELLADVAKGNRIFVTTDSKSSSKAIAKLVESIKSIRPKAKILLFNSDTSGGRHETDFVTNINKRVFNYDVVIATPSMNTGISIEVKRFNKVYGLFYGTVTDADASQALSRVRDNVPRIVWCAERGFNFCKIDRSESPKHLKATLRNRWDREVSLIRAGLGDSLLPMVDNITAENTHIDLWANVEAKSNSAMWALRDHLLERLKFEGNQVTVVTVNNDDFGKSIKAALALVKQEHYQAVAGAKVLSSSEQTAIAKHECQSHEERLSVEKTALSDFYGLDEVTPQLVEYDHNGQRRSEILKLEALLQSESDLAVESDIDIFARQAKFGMGIFLPDQPCHELGRFIRDRLGLKDLLNPDVQYTDADLASLGDICRQFRFDIKRYLGFNISANATNIWIFRLLCNQLGVKICSKRLHSASGMINVCWLDPDAWQQLQEIMQRRTASLEQGIAPQSVSVDRPLPITITQVGAIANCQFAMWTQVISVLTYLSAFMPTELSPWKPIREQLSLLFLAIRSVVTHHIPAPSS
- a CDS encoding ThiF family adenylyltransferase, with amino-acid sequence MPTLSLPFAEAVPILLPSYDQLDLVLIGCGGTGGWLAVNLPRIAYLQKQAGKKVSLTFIDPDRVEAKNIPRQNFIPSDLGLPKASVLAARYGWQWGIEINAIAAPFKESMATLRWKHLVICIGAVDNPEARVEIAKVLENGKSVFWLDCGNHYDSGQVLLGSQGKVTNMKSSFHVSTFCTALPSPALQHPDLLIEQETTEKVLSCEEAALVNAQSMSINHRIADEALDMLLRLLSGTLTRFATYVNCKHGTAWSRFNTPEEVAAVIGETEQYLKTTPKESNSQSEMF
- a CDS encoding Mov34/MPN/PAD-1 family protein, with amino-acid sequence MKLLEHVQKHTVITNPVTANPVLPTFSAGLIQHIIATNQHLPEIAATSMYEYVYAGNGTFVRARREGLVAIAPVVYYKAKGLRAISASVQMTYPPVPVALVQQMLEASRLPSNGEGKPVEILFHLYFENGNWQLTIPEQEQTARSCRPLDNSLNSSYAKALIEVHSHHGMNAYFSDTDNRDETGFRIYGVLGEIFSNPQIRMRVGIYGHFYETTTTGIFDLPPQLTDCLSEDW
- a CDS encoding single-stranded DNA-binding protein, with the protein product MCNSINTVVVSGYIGIVSPVRQTRTSGKDVLDFSLAVQPKPRRDNDGNWINQEPLWVKVVCWNGTAEYAEERAQSGRFVEVVGVLSQPEGYQSKKDKKHHARTVISAQSLNFIDVERKNADDADEEYEPTTAYDDDF